The DNA region GATTTTCTGGGGTTCGGCCATCGATCTTCCCGATGACCTGGACAAGGTGCTGCGGGAGGTGACGCTCGAAGCCGTCGACCTGCCGGCCGGAGAGCGGGCGATCCTTTCCATGAACGTGCCGGAGGGCACGCTGATCGTGTTCGATCCGGTGACGCATGCCGCGCAATTCCTCGATGTCAAGGGCGAGGAGGTGCGCGAGCGCCAGAACCTTGCCGTGGTCTTCAACAAGATCCAGCTGCCCGTCGACACCGTCGCGCTGCGGCCCGGGCCGTTGCGGCTGACCCTGGAAAACCGCACCGACGCGCGCGTGCTGCCCGCGGTGTGGGTGGCAAGCCAGGCGCTGGACGACCTGTTGTCGCGACGCAAGCCGTTCCTGAGCGCAAAGCGCCTGCTCACCAACCAGACCTTCCGCGATCTCTACCGCACCGATACGCTCGCGATCGGCCAGCGCCTCAAGATCCTGAGCCTGACCTTCCTGTTCAGCGACCTCAAGGATTCGACTGCGCTCTACGAGCATGTCGGCGACCTCGTCGCCTTCGATCTGGTCAACGAGCATTTCCGCCTGCTGCAGGAAATCATCGCCTCCGAGCGCGGCGCCGTGGTGAAGACCATCGGCGACGCCGTGATGGCGACCTTCGAGACTCCCGATCGCGCCATCGCCGCCGCGCTGCGCATGCGCGAGGCCATGAGCGATCTCGGCGCCGAGCGCCAGCATCAGAGCCTGCGCCTGAAGATGGGGATCCACGAAGGCTCTTGCCTTGCGGTGACGCTGAACGGCCAACAGGACTATTTCGGCCAGACCGTCAACGTCGCCTCGCGCGTCCAGGGCCTGGCCGCTTCGCGCTCGATCGTGGTGACGGAATCGGTGGTCGAGAACGCCGAGACGCGGGCGCTGCTCGAGGCCGCCGGGCTGACGCCGGCGCAGAAAACCGTGGCGTTGAGCGGCATCGCCGACAAGGTGTCGGTGTACGAGATATCCTGAGGTGACGAGCTTGCCGCATCGTCATGGCCGGGCTTGACACATGCACATTCTCCGCCCGCAGTTTCGCATCGAGGAGGAGCGGGCGCTGGCCTTTGCCGCTGCACGCGGCTTTGGCATGATCGTCGCCGCCGACGCGCGCGGGCCGCGCGGCTCGCACGTGCCGTTCGTGATCGAGCGGCGCGACGATCGCGTGGTCGTGCAGATCCATCTCACCGCCAGGAATCCGCTGGTCGAGCTCGCGGACGGCACACGGCGCTTCCTGCTGATCGTCTCGGGCGACGACGCCTACATCTCCAACGACTGGTACGCCTCGCGCGACAATGTCTCGACCTGGCTCTACGAGGCGGTGCATCTGTCCGGCGTCGCGCATCTGCGCGCGCCTGGCGAGAACCGCGGCCATGGCGACACGCTGCTCGCCGTCAGCGAAGCGCGGTTGCCGAAGCAGCCCTGGGATCTCACGCAGATGGAGCCCGAAAAGCGCGAGTCGATGCTGTCGGCGATCCGGGTGATCGATCTCGTCATCGACGGGGTCGAGGGCCAATCGAAGCTCAACCAGCACAAGAGCGACGCGGACCACGTCGCGGTCGCCGACCGGCTCGCGCGCGCGGAGGAGACAGCGAGCCGCCGGCTCGGCGCGAAGATGCGCGAGCTGCGGCCGGAGCTTCCGTATGAGCAATGTGTGGGGCGAGCCCGTCATCGCGAGGAGCGCTAGCGATGAGGCAATGACGCGGACGGATGTCACGCGTGGATGCAAACGCCTTGTTAAGAATCGATTCGTGCCGATTTATGCGATTCCGATTCGTTCTTTGCGAACAAAATGGAGTCAGACGTAGAACAATCCGGCAGCGCGCTGTCGATTTCGCCGTGGCTCACGACGGATCACAAACAGGTTGATCGGCGCGCGCCTCGCGGCTGCGCCGGAATAAAGCGCGCCACGATCGGTCATGACCAGTGGACGAACGGAATTCAGCCGCGGCGATCCGGCTGGCGAGCTGAATCCAGCACGGAGAAATTCGATGACACCGATCAAATGCCTGTCCGCGGCACTGCTCGCAATTGCCATGCTCACGACATCGGCGATGGCTGAGGCTTCGCTCACCACCCGATATGGCGGATGGCGAGGCGGTCACGGTCTCTCGCAGCAGGGACCATCAATCGACAGCAATGCCCGCATACCGGCACCATCGGCCGGAGAGTTCAGCGTGCCGTCGCGCAATGTGCCCGGCGGCGTCTGCGACCACGGCGACAATCCGATGATCTGCTGAGTTCGCTTCGAACGATACGCGCAGCAAACCTGTTGTTAAGATTCGCTGCGCGCTGATTTGCTCGATTCCGATTCGTTCTTTGCGAACGAAATGGAGTCGGATGGGGAACAAAACTGCGGCGGGAACTGCCACCAAATCGCCGCAAGTGGCGGAGTTTCGCGCCGGTTCGTGATGGCAGTTGCTCGGAACTGATCGCCGCTGCGCTCGTTCTACGAGGCACACGGCGCAATCCGTTCCAGAGGAGCAACTTGATGCGTAAATTCGTTCTTCCCGTCCTTGCGGTTCTCGCGCTCGGCGCGGCGACACCTGCGATGGCCTATGATTCCGGTGACCAGATGTCGATGGAATCGGCGCTCGATGTCGCGACCAGCCTCGGCCTTGTGAGCGTGTCCCATACCCAATTCCTCGGCGACGAATGGGACATCGAAGGCCGCGACGGCCGCGGCCGCTGGATGGAGGTCTATATCGACTCCCAGACCGGTGCGGTACGCAACGTCGATCGCGACTGGTAGTCGCCAAGCGACAGGGCGGGTCATCGCAAGCGTGACCCGCCGTTTTCTGGAATTGGCGGATGACGCCTTCGGCTAATCCGCCCTACAGGCGTGTCTTGTGCTATTCTTCCCCCATGGCGAAGAAAGCAAAGAAGCGCACGGCGCGGCGAACGGTGCTCGTGATCGATATCGGCGGTACCCACGTCAAGGTCATGACCGATCGTGAGCGGATCAAGCGTGAATTCGAGTCCGGCCCCGACCTGTCCGCAAAGGACATGGTGCGCAAGGTCAAGGCGCTCACCAGGGATTGGCACTACGACATGATTTCGGCCGGCTATCCCGGGCCTGTCGTGCATAACCGGCCGCTGCGCGAACCCTATAATCTCGGCCGCGGCTGGGCCGGCTTCAATTTCCAGCGGGCGTTCGGTCGCCCGACCAAGGTGGTCAACGATGCGCTGATGCAGGCGATCGGCAGCTATCAGGGCGGCCGGATGCTGTTCCTCGGCCTCGGCACCGGGCTCGGCTCCGCAATGATCGTCGACGGTGTTTTCGAGCCGATGGAGCTCGGCCATCTGCCATATCGCAACGGCAAGACCTTCGAAGACTATCTCGGCGCCGCCGGTCTCAAGAAGCACGGCAGGAAGAAGTGGCGCAGGTACGTCGACGACGTGCTTGAGCGCCTGTTCGCTGCGCTGGAGCCCGACTACATCGTGCTCGGCGGCGGCAATGCCGAGAAAGTCGACAACCCGCCGCGCAAGGTGCGCTTCGGCGACAATGCCAATGCGTTCGAGGGCGGGTTTCGGATGTGGAAGAAACCGAAAGAGAAGCCATCCAGGTTACGCGCATAGCACAAAGCTGGACTACACTTCGGGCGACGATTCCGGGAGATGTCGCTGCTGCGACAGTCCCGCAGAGAAGGAGACAGGCCGTGGCCAAACCGTTTCCGTCAAAGACCCACATCGGCAATCACACGCTGCATCCGGAAACCCTGATGCTGAACTACGGCTATGATCCACAGTTGTCGGAGGGCGCGGTCAAGCCGCCGGTGTTCCTGACCTCGACCTTCGTGTTCAGGACCGCCGAGGACGGCAAGGACTTCTTCGATTTCGTCGCCGGCCGGCGCGAGCCGCCGGAGGGCATGGGCGCGGGGCTGGTCTATTCGCGCTTCAATCATCCGAACAGCGAGATCGTCGAGGACCGCCTCGCGATCTATGAGCGCACCGAGAGCTGCGCGCTGTTTGCCTCCGGCATGGCGGCGATCTCGACCGCGGTGCTGGCCTTCGCGCGGCCCGGCGACGTGATCCTGCATTCGCAGCCGCTCTATGGCGGCACCGAAACGCTGTTCACCAAGACGCTGGCCGGGCTCTCGATCGGCGCGGTCGGCTTTGCCGACGGCCTCGACGAGGGCGTCGTCCGCGCCGCGGCGGAGGCGGCGATGAAGAAAGGGCGGGTGACGATGATCTTCATCGAGACGCCGGCCAATCCGACCAACGGCCTGGTCGATATCGCGCTGGTCAGGCGCGTGGCCGAGGCGATCGGCAAGGCGCAGGGGCATCGGCCGATCATCGCCTGCGACAATACGCTGCTCGGGCCGGTGTTTCAGCGCCCGATCGAGCATGGCGCCGACCTCTCGCTGTACTCGCTGACCAAATATGTCGGCGGTCATTCCGACCTGATCGCGGGCGCCGCGCTCGGCGCGAAGGCCCTGATGAAGGACGTCAAGGCGCTGCGTGGCGCGATCGGCACCCAGCTCGATCCGCATTCCTGCTGGATGATCAGCCGCTCGCTCGAGACGCTGAGCCTGCGGATGGAAAAGGCCGACCGCAACGCCAAGGTCGTGGCGGACTTCCTGCGCGACCATCCCAAGGTGGCCGAGGTGCATTATCTTGCCCACCACGACGCGGCGTCGCCTGCGGGGCGGGTGTTCGCGGCGCAATGCTCCGGCGCCGGCTCGACCTTCGCCTTCGACATCGTCGGCGGACGCGAGGCTGCGGAAAAATTCCTCAATGCCCTGCAGATCTTCAAGCTCGCGGTCAGCCTCGGCGGCACCGAGTCGCTCGCAAGCCTGCCGGCCACGATGACCCATTCCGGCGTGCCATCGGACATCCGCCAGCGGATCGGCGTGCTCGATTCCACGATCCGGCTGTCGATCGGGATCGAGCATCCGTCGGACCTCGTCGCCGACGTCGCGCAGGCGCTGAATGCGGTGTGAGTGCGTAGATGGGGGGCGTGCAGCCTACCCATCTGACCGGTTGCCGGATGCACGGAGAAAGTGCAAGCCCTCCATTGACGCCGGAACGCCGGGCTTACATATGGCTTACGGTCGATCCTGCGGACCGTTGAGGAGCCAGCCATGAACGCGCCACCCAGTATCGATCCGACCGCGGCGCGTTCCGGCGATGACGTCATGCACTGGCTGATCAACGAGACCCGCGAGCAGCGCTTCGTCGACAATATCTTCGCCGAGCTGTGTGTCCGGCTGCAGCGCGCCGGCATTCCGATCAAGCGGGCATCGCTGCATTTGCTGATTCACCATCCGCAATGGCTCGGCGCCCGGATCCTGTGGGTCAACGGCGCGCAGGAAGCCACGATTACCCGGGTCGACTATGATGTCCGGCAGCGCGCCGAATATATCGGCAGTCCGGTCGAGGAGATCCAGGGCGGAGTCGCCGAGATCCGCGAGAATCTCGAACGCGATCCTGCGCAGGGGCGCAAGCATGGCGTCTATGATGAGTTGCGCGCGAGCGGGCTGACCGACTACGTGGCGTGGCCGATGCACCATACGCTCGGCAAGCGGCACATGGTGGCGTTCTCGACCGACCGGCCCGGCGGTTTCGACGAGGCGCATATTGCGTATCTGTCGAACGTGCTGCCGATCCTGGCGCTGGTCAGCGAGATCCGCATGAAGAACCGGCTGGCGCGCACGCTGCTGGAGACCTATGTCGGCACGCATGCCGGCGAAATGATCCTGGCCGGCGCGACCAGGCGCGGCAGCGGCACGACGGTGCACGCCGCCATCCTGATCTGCGATCTCCGCGATTTCACCAAGATCTCCGACAACTGGCCGCGCGACGACGTCATCGAGCTGCTCAACGATTATTTCGACGCGGTGTCGGAGCCGGTGGCGAAGTATGGCGGGGAAATCCTCAAATTCATGGGCGACGGCCTGCTCGCGATCTTTCCGCTCGACGAGCCGAAGGCCTGCGCCAATCTGCTGCACGCGGTCACCGAAGCGCGTCGGGCGATGACGGCGTTGAACGAGAAGAACCGGAAGAACGGCAGCGCGCCGCTGCGCTACGGTATCGGCGTCCATGTCGGCGACGTCATGTACGGTAATATCGGCTCGCGCTCACGGCTCGACTTCACCGTGATCGGCCCGGCCGTCAACATGGCATCGCGGCTGGAGACCCTGACCAAGCAGCTGGGCAAGCCGGTGCTGCTGTCGCGCGCCTTTGCCGACATGGTCGCGGGTCAGTTCGAGCTCGAGCACGTCGGTGAACATGCCGTGCGCGGGTTCAGCGAGCCGATCGAGCTGTTCGCCTATCACGGGTAGGTGGGCTCACCAGCCGAACTTGGTTCGCAGCATTTCGCCGAGGATGTTGGAATAGTCGTCGGTCCAGACCGTGCGCGACGGATCCGGTTGCAGGCGGCGCCAGGTCTCCGCGATCGGTCCGGCGTCGGCATCGGTGCGGGCCAGCATCACGAGGCGCGCGCCGGACCGCAAGGTCGTCTTGAAATCGTCGCGGTCGTCCTTGGTGAAGAAGGCCGTCAGCTGCTCGGCGGCCGCGATATTGGCGAGCTCCGGCGCCAGGTCGAGATGGCGGTTGGAGATGTGGACCAGGATGACGCCGTGCGGCGTGAGCCGTGACAGATAGCCCGCGAAGGCTTCCCGGGTCAGCAGATGAACCGGGATGGCGTCGGAGGAGAACGCGTCCAGCACGATCAGGTCGTAGTGTTCGGGCGTTGCCGCAAGCGTGAGGCGCGCGTCGCCCGACACGATAGTGGCGTTGGGCGCGCAGCGCGACAGGAATTCGAAACGTTCAGGGTTTTGCGCGATGCGGATCACTTCGGGGTCGATCTCGTAAAAGCTCCAGCGCTCGCCGTCCTTGGCGTGACAGGCCAGCGAGCCGGTGCCGAGACCGACGACGGCGACGCGATCGAAGCCGCCGCGCGCGGCGCGGGCCGATGCGATGCCGTCGAAGAATGGCCCGCCCGGATAGTAATGAGTCAGAGGCTCCGGGGCTCCCGTGACCGGAGCGCCGTCCGCGTTGTGCAGGCGCTGCGCGCCATGAATGGTGTTGCCGTGATAGAGCAGTCGCGCCGTGCCGTCGGCCGTCTGCACCACCCGGTGCACGCCGAAGAAGCTGCGTGCCGTCTCGATCGGTGCCATGCCCGGCCGCCAATAGGCCGTCAGCACCAGGCTCGCCGCGACCAGGCCGAAGAAGCGCAGCGGCCGGTGCCGCTGCAGCATCATCGCGACCACGAGGCCGAGCGAGAGCGCAAGGAACGGCAGGTCGAGCGTGTCGGGCAATTGAATGCCGACCAGATGCCGGCCGACGACCAGCGCGGCGCATAGCGCGACCCACGCCGATATCTCGCGCAGCGATGCGCGCAAAGGTCCTGCGAACGCGCCCGGCAGGACCAGCACGGCGAGCGCGATCAGGATCGGATATTCGGTGCTGTCAGAGAAAAGATGAGGCGCGAGAAGCCCGGCGAAGATGCCGCCGACGAGGCCGCCGAACGACGTGCAGAGGAAGAAGTCGGTCAGGCGCGCAGCTTCGGGCCGGCGGGCATAGAGCTCGCCGTGGCACAGCAAGGCAAGGGCAAAGAACGCCGCGAGATTGAGCGCCATCGCGGCGGCCCAGAACACCTTGTCGCCGCCGATGCTGATGACGAGCGGCGCAACCAGGATCGGCGCGATCCGCGCCACCGTCGCATGGCTGATCCAGGGGGACTCGCTGAAGACCGCGACGAAGGTCAGGAGATAGAGCGCGAGCGGCACGACCCAGAGAAACGGCGCCGCCGCGATGTCGGTGGTCAGATAGGCGGTCACCGCGATGACGAGGCCGGATGGAACCGCCGCAAGCGCGATCCAGCGCAGCCGCTCGGGAACACTGGGGCTGGCGGTGTCGGAACTGCGAACCGCCGGCGCGGCCGCGGGCGTGGTGCGGCCGATTTGCAGCGCGAGCGCGGTCATCAGCAGGCAGAGCACGGCAAATCCGCAGGCCCACAGCCGTGCCTGCATGTCGAGCGTCAGGAACGGTTCGACGATCGTGGGGTAGGCAAGCAGCGCCGCAAACGAGCCGAGGTTGGATGCGGCGTAGAGCACGTAAGGATTGATCTTCGGGAATTGACTGGCCGCGAACCAGCTTTGCAGCAGCGGCGCACTTGCCGACAGGGTGAAGAAGGGCAGGCCGATCGAGACGGCGAACAGGCCGAACAGCCAGAGCGCGGTGCCGTCGGCGGGCGGCGTTCCCCAGCCGGGCGCGATCGCGATCGGCAGCGATACCGCAGTGATGCCGAGCAACGCGAGGTGGATCATCGAGGTCAAGCGCGGCGGCAACATCCGCGACAGCAGATGCGCGTAGGTGTAGCCGGCGAGCAGCACGGTCTGGAAGAACACCATCGCGACCGACCACACCGCAGGCGCGCCGCCGAGCTTCGGCAGCACCAGTTTGGCGAACATCGGCTGGATCGAGAACAGCAGCAGCGCCGACACGAACAGCGTCATCGCGTAGAGCGGCCGCGCCAGCCGCGCATGTGCGATCCGCAAGGCGGGCGGGCTCGGCAGGTCGATCGATCTATTTTCCAGGAGGGACATGACAGCGGCCAGCCGGTGCAATTTGAGCGCGCAAGGTAGAAAATCTCCCCCTAAGCAAAGCTTAATGTGAACGGCGCGGGCCGTCCTGGCGCGAAATTGCCGTGCCCATGCTTACGCTGCGCTTAAGCATCCGGTTAAACGTTCGCGGGCCCTTCGTCGCATTCAGCGATCGATCCGATAGAGCTTGGCGAAATCGCCGTCATAGAGCGGCGACAGCTTGGCGATGGTCTGAAATCCGGGCTGCGGATCGATCAGCAGCACGTAGTCGAAGTTCGCGCGCCACTGCACGAGATAGCGGGCGAACTTCAGGGTTTCCGCCGAGAACGGCTCGTTAGCCAGCTTGCTCCAATCGATCGGCTCGGTCAGCGGATGCGAGAGCCGGTCGAATGGCGGCAGGATGGTGATCGGCTGCTGCGCCGGGTTGGCGAACAAGAGCGGCCAGAACGCCTTTCGCTCGATCGGCAGCAGGGCCGGCAGGTGATTGGTGAGCCGATAAATCCCCGGCAGCACCCGACGCCCAGGCGGCGCGAAGGTCA from Bradyrhizobium genosp. L includes:
- a CDS encoding ROK family protein, encoding MAKKAKKRTARRTVLVIDIGGTHVKVMTDRERIKREFESGPDLSAKDMVRKVKALTRDWHYDMISAGYPGPVVHNRPLREPYNLGRGWAGFNFQRAFGRPTKVVNDALMQAIGSYQGGRMLFLGLGTGLGSAMIVDGVFEPMELGHLPYRNGKTFEDYLGAAGLKKHGRKKWRRYVDDVLERLFAALEPDYIVLGGGNAEKVDNPPRKVRFGDNANAFEGGFRMWKKPKEKPSRLRA
- a CDS encoding adenylate/guanylate cyclase domain-containing protein, yielding MNEIETLFGALRQSADEPVVEMLERMVREAPDHALNRMNALDLAAKAGVAEERVIAGLLQAVGLGMLEMTWSVTCPSCAGVLSANRSLKTLNSAQYNCGFCAAGYETTLDNLVEVTFTVSPRLRKIAAHNPDELPVAEYYRQIFWGSAIDLPDDLDKVLREVTLEAVDLPAGERAILSMNVPEGTLIVFDPVTHAAQFLDVKGEEVRERQNLAVVFNKIQLPVDTVALRPGPLRLTLENRTDARVLPAVWVASQALDDLLSRRKPFLSAKRLLTNQTFRDLYRTDTLAIGQRLKILSLTFLFSDLKDSTALYEHVGDLVAFDLVNEHFRLLQEIIASERGAVVKTIGDAVMATFETPDRAIAAALRMREAMSDLGAERQHQSLRLKMGIHEGSCLAVTLNGQQDYFGQTVNVASRVQGLAASRSIVVTESVVENAETRALLEAAGLTPAQKTVALSGIADKVSVYEIS
- a CDS encoding adenylate/guanylate cyclase domain-containing protein, translated to MNAPPSIDPTAARSGDDVMHWLINETREQRFVDNIFAELCVRLQRAGIPIKRASLHLLIHHPQWLGARILWVNGAQEATITRVDYDVRQRAEYIGSPVEEIQGGVAEIRENLERDPAQGRKHGVYDELRASGLTDYVAWPMHHTLGKRHMVAFSTDRPGGFDEAHIAYLSNVLPILALVSEIRMKNRLARTLLETYVGTHAGEMILAGATRRGSGTTVHAAILICDLRDFTKISDNWPRDDVIELLNDYFDAVSEPVAKYGGEILKFMGDGLLAIFPLDEPKACANLLHAVTEARRAMTALNEKNRKNGSAPLRYGIGVHVGDVMYGNIGSRSRLDFTVIGPAVNMASRLETLTKQLGKPVLLSRAFADMVAGQFELEHVGEHAVRGFSEPIELFAYHG
- a CDS encoding fused MFS/spermidine synthase, whose amino-acid sequence is MSLLENRSIDLPSPPALRIAHARLARPLYAMTLFVSALLLFSIQPMFAKLVLPKLGGAPAVWSVAMVFFQTVLLAGYTYAHLLSRMLPPRLTSMIHLALLGITAVSLPIAIAPGWGTPPADGTALWLFGLFAVSIGLPFFTLSASAPLLQSWFAASQFPKINPYVLYAASNLGSFAALLAYPTIVEPFLTLDMQARLWACGFAVLCLLMTALALQIGRTTPAAAPAVRSSDTASPSVPERLRWIALAAVPSGLVIAVTAYLTTDIAAAPFLWVVPLALYLLTFVAVFSESPWISHATVARIAPILVAPLVISIGGDKVFWAAAMALNLAAFFALALLCHGELYARRPEAARLTDFFLCTSFGGLVGGIFAGLLAPHLFSDSTEYPILIALAVLVLPGAFAGPLRASLREISAWVALCAALVVGRHLVGIQLPDTLDLPFLALSLGLVVAMMLQRHRPLRFFGLVAASLVLTAYWRPGMAPIETARSFFGVHRVVQTADGTARLLYHGNTIHGAQRLHNADGAPVTGAPEPLTHYYPGGPFFDGIASARAARGGFDRVAVVGLGTGSLACHAKDGERWSFYEIDPEVIRIAQNPERFEFLSRCAPNATIVSGDARLTLAATPEHYDLIVLDAFSSDAIPVHLLTREAFAGYLSRLTPHGVILVHISNRHLDLAPELANIAAAEQLTAFFTKDDRDDFKTTLRSGARLVMLARTDADAGPIAETWRRLQPDPSRTVWTDDYSNILGEMLRTKFGW
- a CDS encoding PepSY domain-containing protein codes for the protein MRKFVLPVLAVLALGAATPAMAYDSGDQMSMESALDVATSLGLVSVSHTQFLGDEWDIEGRDGRGRWMEVYIDSQTGAVRNVDRDW
- a CDS encoding cystathionine gamma-synthase family protein, with product MAKPFPSKTHIGNHTLHPETLMLNYGYDPQLSEGAVKPPVFLTSTFVFRTAEDGKDFFDFVAGRREPPEGMGAGLVYSRFNHPNSEIVEDRLAIYERTESCALFASGMAAISTAVLAFARPGDVILHSQPLYGGTETLFTKTLAGLSIGAVGFADGLDEGVVRAAAEAAMKKGRVTMIFIETPANPTNGLVDIALVRRVAEAIGKAQGHRPIIACDNTLLGPVFQRPIEHGADLSLYSLTKYVGGHSDLIAGAALGAKALMKDVKALRGAIGTQLDPHSCWMISRSLETLSLRMEKADRNAKVVADFLRDHPKVAEVHYLAHHDAASPAGRVFAAQCSGAGSTFAFDIVGGREAAEKFLNALQIFKLAVSLGGTESLASLPATMTHSGVPSDIRQRIGVLDSTIRLSIGIEHPSDLVADVAQALNAV
- a CDS encoding FMN-binding negative transcriptional regulator; the encoded protein is MHILRPQFRIEEERALAFAAARGFGMIVAADARGPRGSHVPFVIERRDDRVVVQIHLTARNPLVELADGTRRFLLIVSGDDAYISNDWYASRDNVSTWLYEAVHLSGVAHLRAPGENRGHGDTLLAVSEARLPKQPWDLTQMEPEKRESMLSAIRVIDLVIDGVEGQSKLNQHKSDADHVAVADRLARAEETASRRLGAKMRELRPELPYEQCVGRARHREER